The Magnolia sinica isolate HGM2019 chromosome 9, MsV1, whole genome shotgun sequence genome contains a region encoding:
- the LOC131256577 gene encoding TORTIFOLIA1-like protein 2, with protein sequence MKSHMHSRGKVGSRVNPQQVIFELKHRVVLALNKLADRDTYQIGAEELERIAEGLNPEQAVPFLSCVIETDSEQKSAVRKECVRIMGTLARFHGALLGPHLGKMIGSIVKRLKDPDSAVKDTCVETVGVLASKISNCSGEGDGPFVALVKPLFEALGEQNRQVQSGCALCLAKVIDTANDPPVALLLRMLTRIIKLLKNQHFMAKPALIELIRSIIQAGGASTGHALSAAITSIQETLKSNDWTTRKAASVALAGLAASCGSLLVSFRASCILSLESCRFDKVKPVRDSVMQAIQYWKSLPGSDYPEPSEAGSSTKENFCGGDYADLTSASDGGWKDNPLGKVSSRSAVSGISTSSTKKRTPLAVRKTCLNYVQSPHHSKTNDWHIEIALPKTLTVSLADAHNEESEGSCVTKTFERASTDAKRVQNTGYDYVPMDDKPECSSMSDIVSGSFETKEVTVAHSCHEEGNSLKAMGMNQRSPAEEIDTEDHISLRRMQERKSLDSTVTELSSRGVHGCCLHYTNELAFIRQKLLEIETKQSNLLDLIQAFMGSTMDGLTMLQSKVLGLEHTVDTIAQDLTGSRNHSNMASSKHFKNSQSISSSPRLSNCTPRPSVDTSYRMSSLSLKSRELWEETTFTKSRSSTSVKQGVELWRDPTVNMVRNPLSNGNEKNIDHGNQSKRNCQSIRTADRTALARTANNKQNILESKNSLWKRVKDFLGTGDLEAAFVEALSSGDVLVLIELMDRTGPVLERLSHETAGQILRTLASNLLDQRFLDSIIPWLHQVVDLSTTRKPDYLVMSPKARREFLSAIQEAAAMDFCDPADRRSITELALKLRLVWGKST encoded by the exons ATGAAGTCCCATATGCATTCAAGGGGGAAAGTGGGCAGCCGGGTCAACCCACAGCAGGTGATTTTCGAGCTTAAACATCGGGTGGTTCTTGCTCTGAACAAGCTTGCAGATCGAGACACATACCAGATTGGGGCTGAGGAACTGGAGAGAATTGCTGAAGGATTAAATCCAGAACAGGCCGTACCATTTCTTTCATGTGTTATCGAGACTGACTCAGAGCAGAAGAGTGCTGTTCGGAAGGAATGCGTGAGGATAATGGGTACATTAGCCAGGTTCCATGGTGCGCTTCTGGGCCCTCACCTTGGGAAGATGATAGGCAGCATTGTCAAACGCCTCAAGGATCCGGATTCTGCTGTGAAGGATACCTGTGTGGAGACGGTGGGTGTTCTGGCTTCGAAGATAAGCAACTGCAGTGGTGAAGGCGATGGGCCTTTTGTTGCATTAGTGAAGCCTCTGTTTGAAGCTCTGGGTGAACAGAACAGGCAGGTGCAGTCTGGCTGTGCATTGTGTTTGGCTAAGGTCATTGACACTGCCAATGATCCTCCAGTTGCACTTTTGCTGCGGATGTTGACTCGCATCATCAAGTTGCTTAAAAATCAACACTTCATGGCCAAGCCAGCACTCATCGAGTTGATTAGAAGCATTATTCAG GCAGGGGGTGCTTCAACTGGACATGCGTTATCTGCAGCAATAACTAGCATCCAGGAAACTCTTAAAAGCAATGACTGGACAACACGAAAAGCTGCATCTGTGGCATTGGCAGGTCTTGCTGCAAGTTGCGGATCTCTGCTGGTGTCTTTCAGGGCTTCCTGCATTCTTTCACTTGAATCCTGCCGATTTGATAAG GTTAAACCGGTTAGGGATTCAGTTATGCAAGCTATACAGTATTGGAAAAGTCTCCCAGGATCCGATTATCCTGAACCTTCAGAAGCTGGATCCTCAACAAAAG AAAATTTCTGTGGAGGTGACTATGCTGATCTTACTAGTGCTAGTGATGGTGGGTGGAAAGATAACCCTCTAGGAAAAGTTTCTTCACGCTCTGCTGTAAGTGGCATTTCTACCAGCTCAACGAAGAAAAGGACTCCTTTAGCTGTCAGGAAAACATGTCTGAATTATGTGCAGAGTCCTCATCATTCTAAAACAAATGATTGGCATATTGAGATAGCACTTCCAAAGACTCTTACTGTTTCTTTAGCTGATGCCCATAATGAAGAATCTGAGGGCAGTTGTGTTACTAAGACTTTTGAAAGAGCAAGTACAGATGCAAAGAGGGTTCAAAATACTGGGTATGATTATGTGCCAATGGATGATAAACCAGAGTGTTCTTCCATGTCAGATATTGTAAGTGGTAGTTTTGAGACTAAGGAAGTGACAGTTGCCCATAGCTGTCATGAGGAGGGCAATTCATTGAAGGCAATGGGGATGAATCAAAGGTCTCCAGCTGAAGAAATTGATACCGAAGATCATATTAGTCTGCGAAGGATGCAGGAGCGTAAGAGTCTTGATTCAACAGTTACTGAATTGAGCTCACGAGGTGTACATGGCTGTTGTCTACACTACACAAATGAATTGGCTTTCATCCGACAGAAACTCTTGGAGATTGAGACCAAGCAATCGAACTTACTGGATCTCATACAG GCTTTTATGGGGAGCACCATGGATGGCTTGACTATGTTGCAGTCAAAGGTGCTTGGTCTAGAGCACACAGTTGATACAATAGCACAAGATCTTACTGGCAGCAGGAACCATTCTAACATGGCCAGCTCCAAGCATTTCAAGAACAGCCAGAGTATCTCTTCATCTCCTAGACTCTCTAATTGCACTCCTCGGCCATCTGTGGATACAAGTTATAGAATGTCATCATTGTCTTTGAAAAGTAGAGAGCTATGGGAGGAAACTACATTCACAAAGAGCAGATCAAGCACTTCAGTCAAACAAGGAGTGGAGCTGTGGAGGGACCCCACAGTAAATATGGTCAGAAATCCATTATCCAATGGGAATGAAAAGAACATAGATCATGGAAATCAAAGCAAGAGGAACTGTCAATCTATTAGAACCGCAGACCGCACTGCTTTGGCTCGTACTGCTAACAACAAGCAAAATATTTTAGAAAGTAAGAATAGCTTGTGGAAACGTGTTAAAGATTTTCTTGGCACTGGGGACCTCGAGGCTGCATTTGTTGAGGCTCTCAGCTCTGGTGatgttctagttctaatagagcTTATGGATAGAACGGGCCCAGTATTGGAAAGGTTATCACATGAGACAGCTGGTCAAATTCTCCGGACTCTGGCATCAAACCTGCTAGATCAAAGGTTTCTGGACTCCA